One Sinorhizobium mexicanum genomic region harbors:
- a CDS encoding alpha/beta hydrolase, which yields MFGQVRTHQSPTGATLGWRHFTASTEPRGILIISHGLSEHSGRYARFAESMAAHGFQVYAHDHRGHGESRAPDAPLATFAQRDGAEKVIADVRAMRDLATANHPGLPVVLFGHSMGGLIALNAAETDPELYDALAVWNSNFRPGLAGRGGQAILMIERMLKGSDVPSPLLTKLTFGAWSKAIADRKSDADWLSRDEREVAKYATDPLCGFDATVSLWIDLFKFAFAGARADRLARLPTNLPIHLVGGSADPSTFNGAAIRWLGERMKARGMTDVTITIHDGMRHETLNEIGREKATEDFAAWCLKAVDKKRRRDGRP from the coding sequence GAACCGCGGGGCATCCTGATCATCAGCCACGGGCTCTCCGAACATTCCGGCCGATATGCGCGTTTCGCCGAGTCGATGGCGGCACATGGCTTTCAGGTCTATGCCCATGACCACCGCGGCCATGGGGAGAGCCGGGCGCCGGATGCCCCGCTTGCAACCTTCGCGCAGCGCGATGGGGCGGAAAAGGTGATCGCGGACGTGCGGGCGATGCGCGACTTGGCAACCGCCAACCATCCGGGCCTGCCGGTTGTCCTCTTCGGTCATTCGATGGGTGGCCTGATCGCGCTCAACGCCGCCGAGACCGACCCAGAGCTTTATGACGCGCTTGCCGTCTGGAACTCCAATTTCCGCCCGGGCCTCGCCGGTCGAGGCGGTCAGGCGATACTGATGATCGAGCGGATGCTGAAAGGTTCGGACGTGCCGAGCCCGCTTCTGACGAAGCTCACCTTCGGCGCCTGGAGCAAGGCGATTGCCGATCGGAAGAGCGATGCCGACTGGCTGTCGCGTGACGAACGCGAAGTCGCCAAATACGCGACCGATCCGCTCTGCGGTTTCGATGCGACGGTGTCGCTTTGGATCGATCTGTTCAAATTCGCCTTCGCCGGCGCCCGCGCGGATCGGTTGGCGCGATTGCCCACCAATCTGCCCATCCATCTCGTCGGCGGCAGCGCGGATCCTTCGACGTTCAACGGCGCCGCCATTCGCTGGCTCGGCGAGCGAATGAAGGCACGCGGCATGACCGACGTTACCATCACCATCCATGACGGCATGCGCCACGAGACGCTCAACGAGATCGGCCGGGAGAAGGCGACCGAAGACTTTGCCGCCTGGTGCCTGAAGGCAGTCGATAAAAAGCGCCGACGAGACGGAAGACCATGA
- a CDS encoding DMT family transporter, which produces MTDLSLPRIAAGHDRVSYGLTLMVIAVLISPLIDIFAKLAIATVPSAEITAVRFLLQVVFILPVVLVRRTLFDLTWRKSALHALRGGLLVLTMLSFITTLKVMEVADAIAIFFVEPIILTILGAIFLKETIGWRRYTACAAGFFGALLVIQPSMQEVGLIALLPIVAAFGLAVFLLVTRMVAQNEDPWSMQFHAGIWGGLFCLVLLSFGEGSGSSVFDPVWPEGDAWLYLLGVGVTATISGVLGVYAYRAAPASVLAPLQYLEIVSATIFGWLVFADLPDALKWLGIAIIIGSGLYIIWRERMAEKTAGVAPVSPAI; this is translated from the coding sequence ATGACCGACCTCTCCCTGCCCAGAATCGCCGCCGGTCACGACCGCGTTTCCTACGGCCTGACGCTGATGGTCATCGCCGTCCTCATCTCGCCGCTGATCGACATTTTCGCCAAACTTGCGATCGCCACGGTTCCGTCGGCCGAGATCACGGCCGTCCGCTTCCTGCTGCAGGTGGTCTTCATCCTGCCGGTCGTCCTTGTCCGCCGCACCCTCTTCGACCTCACCTGGCGCAAGAGCGCGCTGCATGCGCTGCGTGGCGGGCTTCTGGTGCTGACGATGCTCTCCTTCATCACCACGCTGAAGGTGATGGAGGTTGCCGACGCGATCGCCATTTTCTTTGTCGAGCCGATCATCCTCACCATTCTCGGCGCAATTTTCCTTAAGGAGACGATCGGCTGGCGACGCTACACTGCCTGCGCCGCCGGATTCTTCGGTGCGCTGCTCGTCATCCAGCCGAGCATGCAGGAGGTGGGCCTGATCGCACTGCTGCCGATCGTCGCCGCCTTCGGGCTCGCCGTCTTCCTGCTCGTGACCCGCATGGTCGCGCAGAACGAGGACCCCTGGTCGATGCAATTCCACGCAGGCATCTGGGGTGGCCTCTTCTGCCTCGTCCTGCTGTCGTTCGGGGAAGGCAGCGGCTCGAGCGTGTTCGATCCCGTCTGGCCGGAGGGCGATGCGTGGCTCTACCTGCTCGGCGTCGGCGTCACCGCAACGATCTCTGGCGTGCTCGGCGTCTATGCCTATCGCGCCGCCCCGGCTTCGGTGCTCGCGCCGCTGCAATATCTCGAAATCGTCTCGGCGACGATCTTCGGCTGGCTGGTCTTCGCCGATCTTCCGGACGCGCTGAAGTGGTTGGGCATCGCGATCATCATCGGCTCGGGTCTCTATATCATCTGGCGCGAGCGCATGGCCGAGAAGACAGCAGGTGTCGCACCGGTCTCGCCGGCGATCTGA